In the genome of Thermoleophilia bacterium, one region contains:
- a CDS encoding trimethylamine methyltransferase family protein, protein MSHADTCAVGRRLHLELLSREELGQIHETTLDVLENVGVCYHSAQALDVLEAHGADVNRTTTVAKIPGELAERALTTLPNQFVLGSRNPEFDLPLDGEHVYLSTDGCGVLVREADGSVRPSCKADVRLTAHLAQQLEHVSTTSAIVAALDCPPATRALHELDACLRGSEKHSIVVSVKDTREALGLLRMAEAVAGGREELRRRPLFTAIICTVSPLHQERYGMDLALTLAAAGIPVSFYPMPIVGATAPATLAGAAVVANAEMLSATIVTQLAHPGAKIIHGGGPTTMNMSTGAYGSNAPEALLLRAAIGQIADYYGMPSWFGSGATLAKTPGSQSAGENTLAMLMAYLNGADVTFGTGLLDGSRMLCLENIAIDDEVMSVVKRLLRGVTVNAETLAVELIKEMACSGSYLTANHTRRHAHELWRAALGEDHPHQIGHDGGAPSTVARARERVDLLCAAAPVDFPHDLAAELDAIIAATEAEAAKR, encoded by the coding sequence ATGAGCCACGCCGACACGTGCGCCGTCGGCCGACGCCTACACCTCGAGCTTCTCTCGCGCGAGGAGCTGGGGCAGATCCACGAGACGACGCTCGACGTGCTCGAGAACGTCGGCGTGTGCTACCACTCAGCCCAAGCTCTTGACGTGCTCGAAGCTCACGGCGCCGACGTGAACCGCACGACGACCGTCGCCAAGATCCCGGGCGAGCTGGCCGAGCGCGCCTTGACCACGCTCCCCAACCAGTTCGTCCTCGGCTCCCGCAATCCGGAGTTCGACCTGCCCCTCGACGGCGAGCACGTCTATCTGAGCACAGACGGCTGCGGTGTACTCGTGCGTGAGGCAGATGGCTCCGTGCGACCTTCGTGCAAAGCCGACGTGCGCCTGACCGCCCACCTCGCCCAGCAACTCGAGCACGTCTCGACAACCTCCGCGATCGTCGCGGCACTGGACTGTCCGCCCGCCACACGGGCGCTGCACGAGCTCGACGCCTGCCTGCGCGGCAGCGAGAAGCACAGTATCGTCGTCAGCGTCAAAGACACCCGCGAAGCGCTCGGCTTGCTGCGCATGGCCGAGGCCGTCGCCGGCGGGCGCGAAGAACTGCGCCGACGCCCCCTCTTCACGGCCATCATCTGCACCGTGAGCCCCCTGCATCAAGAGCGCTACGGCATGGACCTCGCGCTCACACTCGCCGCCGCGGGCATCCCGGTGAGCTTCTACCCTATGCCGATAGTGGGCGCGACGGCGCCGGCAACGCTGGCCGGAGCAGCCGTGGTCGCCAACGCCGAGATGCTGAGCGCGACCATCGTCACGCAGCTCGCTCATCCGGGCGCCAAGATCATCCACGGCGGCGGACCCACGACCATGAACATGAGCACCGGCGCCTACGGCAGCAACGCGCCCGAGGCCCTGCTGCTGCGCGCCGCCATCGGGCAGATAGCCGACTACTACGGCATGCCGTCGTGGTTCGGAAGCGGCGCCACTCTCGCCAAGACGCCTGGCAGTCAAAGTGCCGGCGAGAACACGCTGGCCATGTTGATGGCGTACCTCAACGGTGCCGACGTCACCTTCGGCACGGGGCTCCTCGACGGATCGCGCATGCTCTGCCTCGAGAACATCGCGATCGACGACGAGGTCATGAGCGTGGTCAAGCGTCTGCTGCGCGGCGTCACAGTCAACGCTGAGACGCTCGCCGTGGAGCTGATCAAGGAGATGGCTTGCAGCGGCTCCTACCTCACCGCCAACCATACGCGCCGGCACGCGCACGAGCTGTGGCGGGCAGCGCTCGGCGAGGATCACCCGCACCAGATAGGGCACGACGGAGGCGCGCCGTCGACGGTCGCGCGCGCCCGTGAGCGTGTTGATCTGCTGTGCGCAGCCGCGCCGGTCGACTTCCCCCACGATCTCGCCGCGGAACTGGACGCCATCATCGCCGCCACGGAAGCCGAAGCGGCGAAGCGGTAA